Proteins from one Pseudomonas sp. KBS0710 genomic window:
- a CDS encoding succinate dehydrogenase assembly factor 2 has product MVEEVEINRLYWHSRRGMLELDVLLVPFTKEMYATLDKVDRDLYVRLLTCEDQDMFGWFMERAESEDPELQRMVRMILDRVQPK; this is encoded by the coding sequence ATGGTAGAAGAAGTAGAAATCAACCGCCTCTACTGGCACAGCCGCCGTGGCATGCTGGAGCTGGATGTGTTGCTGGTGCCGTTCACTAAAGAGATGTACGCGACGCTGGACAAGGTAGACCGCGACCTCTATGTGCGGCTGCTGACGTGCGAAGACCAGGACATGTTCGGCTGGTTCATGGAGCGCGCCGAATCCGAAGACCCGGAACTGCAGCGCATGGTTCGGATGATTCTGGATCGTGTCCAGCCCAAGTAA
- a CDS encoding folate-binding protein YgfZ: MADSAFFCPLTHEGVLAVRGSDAAKFLQGQLTCNLNYLSDTQASLGARCTQKGRMQSSFRILLQGDGVLLAMATELLEPQLADLKKYAVFSKSKLTDESAAWARFGLSNTDHTLAALGLELPADTDSVVRTDTLIAIRVSPNRAELWVPAEHAETVRQQLASQLQQADLNDWLLGQIRAGIGQVMPQTRELFIPQMLNLQAIGGVSFKKGCYTGQEIVARMQYLGKLKRRLYRLSLSATQLPEPGTPLFSPNHNSAIGEVVIAAKADQSIELLAVLQAEAAESGDVHVGTLEGPGLQLLDLPYQLDRDKEIQR, from the coding sequence ATGGCCGACTCTGCTTTTTTCTGCCCCCTGACGCACGAAGGCGTCCTTGCTGTCCGCGGCTCCGACGCTGCCAAGTTCCTGCAAGGGCAACTGACCTGCAACCTCAATTACCTGAGCGACACCCAGGCCAGCCTCGGCGCGCGCTGTACGCAAAAAGGCCGCATGCAGTCGAGTTTTCGCATCCTGCTGCAAGGTGACGGCGTGTTGCTGGCCATGGCCACCGAGCTGCTCGAACCGCAACTGGCAGACCTGAAGAAATACGCGGTGTTCTCCAAATCCAAGCTCACCGACGAAAGCGCCGCCTGGGCACGCTTTGGCTTGTCGAATACGGATCACACCCTGGCTGCCCTCGGCCTTGAGCTGCCGGCCGACACCGACAGCGTGGTGCGCACCGACACATTGATTGCCATTCGTGTCTCCCCGAACCGCGCCGAACTCTGGGTGCCTGCCGAACACGCCGAAACGGTACGCCAGCAATTGGCCAGCCAACTGCAACAAGCCGACTTGAATGACTGGCTGCTCGGCCAGATCCGCGCCGGCATCGGCCAGGTCATGCCGCAAACCCGCGAACTGTTTATCCCGCAGATGCTCAACCTGCAGGCCATTGGCGGCGTGAGCTTCAAAAAAGGCTGCTACACCGGCCAGGAAATCGTCGCGCGCATGCAGTACCTGGGCAAACTCAAGCGCCGCCTGTATCGCCTGAGCCTCAGTGCCACGCAATTGCCCGAGCCAGGCACACCGCTGTTCTCGCCCAACCATAACAGCGCGATCGGCGAAGTCGTGATCGCGGCAAAAGCTGACCAATCAATTGAACTTCTGGCCGTGCTGCAAGCCGAAGCTGCCGAAAGCGGCGATGTGCACGTCGGCACCCTGGAAGGCCCCGGCTTACAACTGCTCGACTTGCCGTACCAACTGGATCGCGATAAAGAGATCCAGCGTTAA
- a CDS encoding HDOD domain-containing protein: MNKLAEKVQQALVTAIDNDDLVLPTLPEVALNIRQAAEDPDISISHLSKVIGRDTALSARLIKVVNSPLLRATQEVTDLHTAITRLGTNYSSNLAIGLVMEQIFHARSEVVELKMREVWRRSLEVAGVSYALCRNHSQLKPDQAALGGLVHQIGVLPILTYAEDHYELLADPVSLNHVIDSIHPLLGDKLLGVWDFPEMLAKLPGQYLDLERDSPRLDYIDVVQIAALYCHRGTAHPLANVDVTSLPALKKLRIDPYSETLRAELDEARSMFY, from the coding sequence ATGAACAAGCTGGCGGAAAAAGTCCAACAGGCTTTGGTGACGGCCATCGACAACGATGACCTGGTTCTGCCGACATTACCGGAAGTGGCCTTGAACATTCGTCAGGCCGCCGAAGACCCGGATATCAGCATCAGCCACTTGAGCAAAGTGATCGGTCGCGATACCGCCCTGTCGGCGCGCCTGATCAAAGTGGTCAACAGCCCGCTGCTGCGCGCCACCCAGGAAGTCACCGACCTGCATACCGCCATCACGCGGCTGGGCACCAACTACAGCAGCAACCTGGCCATCGGCCTGGTCATGGAACAGATCTTCCACGCCCGCTCCGAAGTCGTCGAACTGAAAATGCGCGAAGTGTGGCGCCGCAGCCTGGAGGTGGCGGGCGTGAGTTATGCCCTGTGCCGCAACCATAGCCAACTCAAGCCAGACCAGGCGGCCCTCGGCGGGCTGGTGCATCAGATTGGCGTGTTGCCGATCCTCACCTACGCCGAAGACCATTACGAGCTGCTGGCCGACCCGGTCAGCCTCAACCATGTGATCGACAGCATCCACCCGTTGCTGGGCGACAAACTGCTGGGTGTGTGGGATTTCCCGGAGATGCTGGCCAAGCTGCCGGGGCAGTACCTGGACCTGGAGCGCGACTCCCCACGCCTGGATTACATCGACGTGGTGCAAATCGCCGCACTGTATTGCCACCGCGGCACCGCGCATCCATTGGCCAACGTAGACGTTACCAGCCTGCCGGCGCTCAAGAAACTGCGCATCGACCCCTACAGCGAGACACTGCGTGCCGAGCTCGATGAAGCGCGCTCAATGTTCTACTGA
- a CDS encoding sensor histidine kinase → MHKPSSLRWRLLWNLALLLVVLMLASGMSAYWNGREAADTAYDRTLLASARTIAAGLTQVDGTLSANVPYVALDTFAYDSAGRIYYQVNDIDRKLISGYENLPGPPPGTPRTDDYPALARFYNAMYQGQHVRVVSLLKAVSEPNMNGMAEIRVAETDEARESMARSLMADTLLRLGMLAVGALLLVWFAVSAALRPLERLRTAVEERQPDDLRPLPLVEVQHEFGPLVRSLNHFTERLRGQFERQAQFIADAAHELRTPLAALKARLELGLRSSDPATWRSTLETAAQGTDRLTHLANQLLSLARIENGARAIAEGGAQLLDLSQLARELGMAMAPLAHARGVALALEADEPVWLRGEPTLLNELLSNLVDNALAHTPPGGNVILRVTAPAILEVEDDGPGIPLDERDRVFERFYRRSQQGMGSGLGLAIVGEICRAHLAQISLHDGELAGLKVRVSFIAG, encoded by the coding sequence ATGCATAAGCCCAGCAGCCTGCGCTGGCGGTTGCTATGGAACCTGGCGCTGCTGCTGGTAGTGTTGATGCTCGCCAGCGGCATGAGTGCTTATTGGAATGGTCGCGAAGCCGCCGACACCGCCTATGACCGCACGTTGCTGGCCTCGGCGCGCACCATTGCCGCCGGGTTGACCCAGGTGGACGGCACCCTGAGCGCCAATGTGCCGTATGTGGCGCTGGACACGTTCGCCTACGACAGCGCCGGGCGGATTTACTATCAGGTCAATGACATCGATCGCAAGCTGATCTCCGGCTACGAAAACCTCCCTGGCCCGCCGCCGGGTACGCCGCGTACCGATGATTACCCGGCGTTGGCGCGATTTTACAACGCCATGTACCAGGGCCAGCATGTGCGGGTGGTGAGCCTGCTCAAGGCGGTGTCGGAGCCGAACATGAACGGCATGGCGGAAATTCGCGTGGCCGAAACTGACGAGGCGCGCGAAAGCATGGCCCGCAGCCTGATGGCCGACACGCTGCTGCGCCTGGGCATGCTGGCGGTCGGTGCGTTGTTGCTGGTGTGGTTTGCCGTGAGTGCGGCGCTGCGCCCGTTGGAACGCCTGCGCACCGCCGTGGAAGAACGCCAACCCGATGATTTGCGCCCGCTGCCGCTGGTGGAGGTGCAACATGAGTTCGGCCCGTTGGTGCGCTCGCTCAATCATTTCACCGAGCGCCTGCGCGGCCAGTTCGAGCGCCAGGCGCAGTTTATTGCCGACGCCGCCCACGAACTGCGCACCCCACTGGCGGCGCTCAAGGCCCGGCTTGAGCTTGGCCTGCGCAGCAGTGACCCGGCAACCTGGCGCAGCACCTTGGAAACAGCGGCCCAAGGCACCGACCGTCTGACCCACTTGGCCAACCAATTGCTGTCGCTGGCGCGCATCGAAAACGGTGCCCGCGCGATTGCCGAAGGCGGTGCGCAATTGCTCGACCTCAGCCAGCTGGCGCGGGAACTGGGCATGGCCATGGCGCCGCTGGCCCACGCGCGGGGCGTTGCCTTGGCATTGGAGGCGGATGAACCGGTGTGGCTGCGCGGTGAGCCGACGTTGTTGAATGAACTGCTGAGCAATCTGGTAGATAACGCCCTGGCTCACACTCCGCCGGGCGGTAATGTGATCCTGCGGGTGACCGCGCCGGCCATCCTCGAAGTTGAAGATGACGGCCCAGGCATCCCGCTGGATGAACGGGACCGGGTCTTCGAACGTTTCTACCGCCGCAGCCAACAGGGCATGGGCTCAGGCTTGGGGCTGGCAATTGTCGGCGAGATCTGCCGCGCGCATTTGGCCCAGATCAGCCTGCATGATGGTGAATTGGCGGGGTTGAAGGTGCGGGTGAGTTTTATCGCGGGGTAG
- a CDS encoding response regulator: MRVLLVEDHLQLAESVAQALKSTGLTVDVLHDGVAADLALSSEEYAVVILDVGLPRMDGFEVLARLRARGKNLPVLMLTARSDVKDRVHGLNLGADDYLAKPFELTELEARVKALLRRSVLGGERQQACGVLVYDLDTRRFTVGGELMTLTSREQAVLEALIARPGRVMSKEQLASQVFGLDEEASPDAIEIYVHRLRKKLDGQPIAIVTFRGLGYLLEARDA; this comes from the coding sequence ATGCGCGTCCTCTTGGTTGAAGACCATCTGCAACTCGCCGAAAGTGTTGCCCAAGCGCTCAAGAGCACGGGTTTGACCGTCGACGTGTTGCACGACGGCGTGGCCGCGGACCTGGCCTTGAGCAGCGAGGAATATGCGGTGGTGATCCTCGATGTGGGGCTGCCGCGCATGGACGGTTTTGAGGTGTTGGCGCGTCTGCGGGCGCGTGGGAAAAATCTGCCGGTGCTGATGTTGACGGCGCGCAGTGATGTTAAAGACCGTGTGCATGGCCTGAACCTGGGCGCTGATGACTACCTGGCCAAACCCTTTGAGCTGACCGAGCTGGAAGCGCGGGTCAAGGCGCTGCTGCGCCGCAGTGTGCTGGGTGGTGAGCGTCAGCAGGCGTGCGGCGTGCTGGTCTACGACCTGGATACCCGGCGTTTCACCGTGGGTGGCGAGCTGATGACGCTGACCTCCCGCGAGCAGGCGGTGCTTGAGGCGCTGATCGCGCGGCCCGGCCGCGTGATGAGCAAGGAGCAACTGGCTTCTCAAGTATTCGGTCTGGACGAGGAAGCCAGCCCGGACGCCATCGAAATCTACGTGCACCGCCTGCGCAAGAAACTCGACGGCCAGCCCATCGCCATCGTGACGTTCCGTGGCCTTGGCTACTTGCTGGAAGCCCGCGATGCATAA
- a CDS encoding OprD family porin: MLSTQPQACPPVRFSRLAKTALASATALAGFSPLSQAAFFEDSSATLETRNMYFNRDFRDGTSAQQSKRDEWAQGFMLNLQSGYTDGTVGFGVDALGMLGVKLDSSPDRTGSGLLPTDNGRAVDDYSKLGLTGKVKISATELKIGALIPELPILKPNDGRILPQTFNGGLLTSKEFKNLVFTGGRLDKAKDRDSTDYEEIALNNKNSRFVSGATGKHFNFGGVDYKFADKITGSYHFAQLDDVYRQHFLGLVASRPLGPGTFGTDLRLAISDDTGAAHGGKIDNKSLNGLFSYALNGHKLSAGYQHMSGDSAFPYVDGADPYLVNFVQINDFAGAEERSWQARYDYDFAKLGIPGLSFMSRYLSGDNIKLKNGETGKEWERNSEIRYIVQSGTFKDVAFRLRNATYRSNYSARDADEVRVLVSYSLALW, encoded by the coding sequence ATGCTGTCGACCCAGCCCCAGGCTTGCCCGCCTGTGCGTTTTTCCCGTCTTGCCAAGACCGCCCTTGCCAGTGCCACCGCCCTTGCCGGCTTTTCGCCGCTTAGCCAGGCTGCCTTCTTCGAAGACAGCAGCGCTACGCTGGAAACCCGCAACATGTATTTCAACCGCGATTTCCGTGACGGCACCAGCGCGCAACAATCCAAGCGCGACGAGTGGGCGCAGGGCTTCATGCTCAACCTGCAATCGGGCTACACCGACGGTACCGTCGGTTTTGGCGTGGACGCGCTGGGTATGCTTGGGGTCAAGCTCGACTCCAGCCCCGACCGCACGGGCAGCGGCTTGCTGCCCACCGATAACGGCCGGGCTGTCGACGACTACTCCAAACTCGGCCTGACCGGCAAAGTGAAGATCTCTGCCACCGAACTCAAGATCGGCGCGCTGATCCCTGAACTGCCGATCCTCAAGCCCAACGACGGCCGCATCCTGCCGCAGACCTTCAACGGTGGCTTGCTGACCTCCAAAGAATTCAAGAACCTGGTGTTTACCGGCGGCCGCCTGGATAAAGCCAAAGACCGAGACTCCACCGACTACGAAGAGATCGCCCTTAACAACAAGAACAGCCGTTTCGTCAGCGGCGCTACCGGCAAGCACTTCAACTTCGGCGGCGTGGACTACAAGTTCGCCGACAAGATCACCGGCAGCTACCACTTCGCCCAACTCGATGACGTGTACCGCCAGCACTTCCTCGGCCTGGTCGCCTCACGCCCGCTCGGCCCCGGCACCTTCGGCACTGACCTGCGCCTGGCCATCAGTGATGACACCGGTGCGGCCCATGGTGGCAAGATCGACAACAAATCCCTCAACGGCCTGTTCAGCTATGCCCTCAATGGCCATAAGCTCAGCGCCGGCTACCAGCACATGTCTGGCGACAGCGCCTTTCCGTATGTGGATGGGGCCGACCCATACCTGGTCAACTTCGTACAGATCAACGACTTTGCCGGCGCCGAAGAACGCTCCTGGCAAGCGCGCTACGACTACGATTTCGCCAAGCTGGGCATTCCCGGCCTGAGCTTCATGAGCCGTTACCTGTCAGGTGACAACATCAAGCTCAAGAACGGCGAGACCGGCAAGGAGTGGGAACGCAACAGCGAGATCCGCTACATCGTACAAAGCGGCACGTTCAAGGATGTCGCGTTTCGCCTGCGTAATGCCACGTATCGTTCCAACTACTCGGCCCGTGATGCGGATGAAGTGCGCGTGCTGGTGAGTTACAGCCTGGCTCTTTGGTAG
- a CDS encoding tripartite tricarboxylate transporter substrate binding protein, translating to MTYSLRKLALAAGCMLFAGQLLAADEPKRPECIAPASPGGGFDLTCKLAQSALVNEKLLSKPMRVTYMPGGVGAVAYNAVVAQRPADGGTLVAWSSGSLLNLAQGKFGRFDESAVRWLAAVGTSYGAIAVKSDSPYKNLDDLVKALKKDPGSVVIGSGGTVGSQDWMQTALIAKAAGINPRELRYVALEGGGEIATALLGGHIQVGSTDISDSMPHILSGDMRLLAVFAEERLDEPEMKNIPTAKEQGYDIVWPVVRGFYLGPKVSDADYAWWKEAFDKLLASEEFAKLRDQRELFPFAMTGPELDTYVKKQVADYKVLAKEFGLIQ from the coding sequence ATGACCTATTCACTGCGTAAATTGGCCCTCGCCGCCGGCTGCATGCTGTTCGCCGGGCAACTGCTGGCCGCCGACGAACCCAAGCGCCCCGAATGCATCGCCCCAGCTTCCCCTGGCGGTGGTTTTGACCTGACCTGCAAACTGGCGCAAAGCGCGTTGGTCAATGAAAAGCTGCTGAGTAAACCGATGCGCGTCACCTACATGCCTGGCGGCGTGGGCGCGGTGGCCTATAACGCGGTGGTAGCACAGCGCCCAGCGGACGGCGGCACATTGGTGGCCTGGTCCAGCGGCTCATTGTTGAACCTGGCCCAAGGCAAGTTCGGCCGCTTCGATGAGAGCGCTGTGCGGTGGTTGGCAGCGGTGGGCACCAGCTACGGTGCCATCGCAGTGAAAAGCGACTCGCCCTACAAAAACCTCGACGATCTCGTCAAAGCCCTGAAGAAAGATCCGGGCAGCGTGGTGATCGGTTCCGGCGGCACTGTTGGCAGCCAGGACTGGATGCAAACCGCCCTGATCGCCAAGGCCGCCGGGATCAACCCGCGCGAGCTGCGCTACGTCGCCCTCGAAGGCGGCGGTGAAATCGCCACCGCCCTGCTCGGCGGCCACATCCAGGTGGGCAGTACCGACATCTCCGACTCCATGCCGCACATCCTCAGCGGTGACATGCGCCTGCTCGCGGTGTTCGCCGAGGAGCGCCTGGACGAGCCGGAAATGAAGAATATTCCGACCGCCAAAGAGCAAGGCTACGACATCGTCTGGCCAGTGGTACGTGGTTTCTACCTTGGGCCAAAAGTCAGCGATGCCGATTACGCCTGGTGGAAAGAAGCGTTCGACAAACTGCTGGCCTCTGAAGAGTTCGCCAAGCTGCGTGACCAGCGTGAGCTGTTCCCGTTCGCCATGACCGGCCCGGAGCTGGACACCTACGTGAAGAAACAGGTGGCTGACTACAAAGTGCTGGCCAAAGAGTTCGGCCTGATCCAGTAA
- a CDS encoding tripartite tricarboxylate transporter TctB family protein translates to MLLQRIFASVMLLVCAGLALMAWPYQAAFSYEPVGPRAYPLLMLGLMSLGLIYMIIRPQPTKHTEEEPALDRETLIKISICVALLIVFAGTFESLGFILSSMLIGIPMARLYGGRWLPSVVIVTLMAIGLYLLFDKAMDVPLPLGLLEVLEN, encoded by the coding sequence ATGCTCTTACAACGCATTTTCGCCTCGGTGATGCTGCTGGTCTGCGCCGGTCTTGCGCTGATGGCCTGGCCGTATCAGGCGGCGTTTTCCTACGAGCCGGTCGGCCCACGTGCCTACCCGCTGCTGATGCTTGGCCTGATGAGCCTGGGCCTGATCTACATGATCATCCGCCCGCAGCCTACCAAGCACACCGAAGAAGAACCGGCACTGGACCGCGAAACCCTGATCAAGATCAGTATCTGCGTCGCGTTGCTGATCGTGTTCGCCGGTACTTTCGAGTCCTTGGGTTTCATCCTCAGCAGCATGCTGATCGGCATTCCGATGGCACGCCTGTATGGCGGGCGCTGGCTGCCCAGCGTGGTGATCGTCACCCTCATGGCTATCGGCCTGTACCTGCTGTTCGACAAGGCCATGGATGTACCGCTACCACTCGGCCTGCTTGAAGTTCTGGAGAACTGA
- a CDS encoding tripartite tricarboxylate transporter permease, whose protein sequence is MDTFSYLGQGFGVALTPYNLVTALCGTLIGTVVGLLPGLGPINGVALLIPIAFALGLPPESALILLAAVYLGCEYGGRISSILLNIPGEASTVMTTLDGYPMARKGLAGVALSLSAWSSFIGAFIATCGMVLFAPLLAKWAIAFGPAEYFVLMVFAIVCLGGMAGDKPLKTLVAALIGLFLSAVGIDANSGVYRFTGDNIHLTDGIQFVVLVLGLFSISEILLLLEKTHRGQEAVKATGRMMFNLKEAGAVFVVNIRCGLLGFIMGVLPGAGATLASAVAYMTEKRLAGASGKFGQGDMRGLAAPETAIGASACGALVPMLTLGVPGSGTTAVMIGALSLYNITPGPLLFQQQPDIVWGLIASLFVANIMLVILNIPMIRIFTRILAVPNWALVPVIAIITAIGVYAVHATTFDLFLMVGIGIFGYILRKLDFPLSPVLLGFILGGLMEQNLRRALSISNGALEILWSSPITFGVWVLTAIMLFVPLLRIWRKRAQQRRALADV, encoded by the coding sequence ATGGATACGTTCAGCTATTTGGGCCAGGGCTTCGGCGTTGCACTGACCCCTTACAACCTGGTGACCGCGCTGTGCGGCACCTTGATCGGCACCGTGGTCGGCCTGTTGCCGGGCCTGGGCCCGATCAACGGCGTGGCCTTGTTGATCCCCATCGCGTTCGCGTTGGGCCTGCCGCCGGAATCGGCGCTGATCCTGCTCGCAGCCGTGTACCTGGGCTGCGAATACGGCGGCCGTATCAGCTCGATCCTGCTCAACATCCCGGGCGAAGCTTCTACCGTAATGACCACCCTCGACGGCTACCCAATGGCCCGCAAAGGCCTGGCCGGTGTGGCGTTGTCGCTGTCGGCATGGAGTTCGTTCATCGGCGCGTTTATCGCCACCTGCGGCATGGTGCTGTTTGCACCGCTGCTGGCAAAGTGGGCGATTGCCTTCGGCCCGGCGGAATACTTCGTACTCATGGTGTTCGCGATTGTCTGCCTGGGCGGCATGGCCGGTGACAAACCGCTGAAGACGCTTGTTGCGGCGTTGATCGGCCTGTTCCTCTCCGCCGTCGGCATCGATGCCAACAGTGGCGTGTACCGTTTTACCGGCGACAACATCCACCTCACCGACGGCATCCAGTTTGTGGTGTTGGTACTGGGCCTGTTCTCCATCAGCGAAATCCTGCTGCTGCTGGAAAAAACCCACCGTGGCCAGGAAGCGGTAAAAGCCACCGGGCGGATGATGTTCAATCTGAAGGAAGCCGGTGCGGTTTTTGTAGTTAACATCCGCTGCGGCCTGCTGGGTTTCATCATGGGCGTGCTGCCGGGTGCCGGTGCAACCCTCGCTTCGGCCGTTGCCTACATGACCGAGAAACGCCTGGCCGGTGCCAGCGGCAAATTCGGCCAGGGCGACATGCGCGGCCTCGCGGCGCCGGAAACCGCCATCGGTGCGTCCGCCTGCGGTGCCCTGGTGCCGATGCTGACCCTTGGCGTTCCCGGTTCGGGCACCACCGCGGTGATGATCGGCGCGCTGTCGCTGTATAACATCACGCCTGGCCCACTGCTGTTCCAACAGCAACCGGACATTGTCTGGGGCCTGATCGCGTCGTTGTTTGTCGCCAACATCATGCTGGTGATCCTCAACATCCCGATGATCCGCATCTTCACGCGCATCCTCGCCGTGCCGAACTGGGCGCTGGTGCCAGTGATCGCGATCATCACCGCCATCGGTGTGTACGCGGTTCACGCCACCACCTTCGACCTGTTCCTGATGGTCGGTATCGGCATCTTCGGCTACATCCTGCGCAAGCTCGACTTCCCGCTGTCGCCGGTACTGCTGGGCTTTATCCTCGGCGGCCTGATGGAGCAGAACCTGCGCCGCGCGCTGTCGATCTCCAACGGTGCGCTGGAGATCCTCTGGTCCAGCCCGATCACCTTTGGCGTGTGGGTACTGACGGCAATCATGTTGTTCGTACCGCTGCTGCGTATCTGGCGTAAACGTGCCCAACAGCGTCGTGCCCTGGCCGATGTCTGA
- a CDS encoding AbrB family transcriptional regulator, with protein sequence MSEVTFKQWWATPLVGLAGGYLASLVGWPLPYMVGSLLAIILVRCLTPWQLAEIPGGRKCGQWVVGIGIGLHFTPVVIEQVMSHFGLIFFGALITSLSSVVGVWLMRRSGEDRATAFFSSMPGGSGEMVNLGARNGAVLSRVAAGQSLRVLVVVLCVPAIFKYLLEGGTPQFHPAPVSWGWLALLFPLGALVAWGWQRLRQPNPWLFGPLLVSATASVVWDLHYGLPDGGSQIGQWLIGSGLGCHFNRQFFRRAPSFMGRTLIGTALTMALATLAAVGLSALTQLDLRSLTLGMMPGGIAEMSLTAETLQLSVPLVTAMQVMRLLFVLFLAEPLFRHWNRQPEKI encoded by the coding sequence ATGTCTGAGGTCACCTTTAAACAATGGTGGGCAACACCGCTGGTCGGCCTGGCCGGCGGTTACCTGGCCAGCCTCGTCGGCTGGCCTTTGCCGTATATGGTCGGCTCGTTGCTGGCGATCATCCTGGTGCGCTGCCTCACGCCGTGGCAATTGGCGGAGATTCCCGGCGGGCGCAAATGTGGCCAATGGGTGGTAGGCATCGGCATCGGCCTGCACTTCACGCCGGTGGTGATCGAGCAAGTGATGAGCCACTTCGGCCTGATTTTCTTCGGTGCGCTGATCACCAGCCTGTCGAGCGTCGTGGGTGTGTGGTTGATGCGCCGCAGCGGTGAAGACCGCGCCACTGCATTTTTCTCCAGCATGCCAGGCGGTTCCGGTGAAATGGTCAACCTCGGCGCCCGTAATGGCGCGGTGCTCAGCCGTGTCGCGGCGGGCCAGAGCCTGCGGGTGCTGGTGGTGGTGCTGTGTGTACCGGCGATCTTCAAATACTTGCTCGAAGGCGGCACGCCGCAGTTTCACCCTGCGCCAGTGAGTTGGGGTTGGCTGGCGCTGCTGTTTCCGCTGGGCGCGCTGGTGGCCTGGGGCTGGCAGCGTTTACGTCAGCCCAACCCGTGGCTGTTCGGGCCGCTGTTGGTCAGCGCGACGGCCAGTGTTGTCTGGGACTTGCATTACGGCCTGCCGGACGGCGGCAGCCAGATCGGCCAATGGCTGATCGGCAGCGGCCTGGGCTGCCACTTCAACCGTCAGTTCTTCCGCCGTGCGCCGTCGTTCATGGGCCGTACCTTGATCGGCACCGCCCTGACCATGGCACTTGCGACGTTGGCGGCAGTGGGCTTGAGTGCGCTGACGCAGCTGGATTTGCGCTCACTCACCCTGGGCATGATGCCGGGCGGCATTGCCGAAATGAGCCTCACCGCCGAGACCTTGCAGCTGTCGGTGCCGTTGGTGACGGCGATGCAAGTGATGCGATTGTTGTTTGTTCTGTTTTTGGCCGAGCCGTTGTTCAGGCACTGGAACCGTCAGCCGGAAAAAATCTAA
- the ung gene encoding uracil-DNA glycosylase, whose product MTEGDRIKLEPSWKHALRDEFDKPYMAELREFLRQEHAAGKEIYPPGPLIFNALNSTPLDKVKVVILGQDPYHGPGQAHGLCFSVQPGVPTPPSLVNIYKELKRDLNIDIPNHGCLQSWADQGVLMLNTTMTVERANANAHAGKGWQFFTDRVIEVVSEHQPHLVFLLWGAHAQGKQKLVDATKHLVLTSVHPSPLSAYRGFLGCGHFGRTNKFLEQNGETPIEWRLPPI is encoded by the coding sequence ATGACCGAAGGCGACCGTATCAAACTCGAACCCAGCTGGAAACACGCCCTGCGGGACGAGTTCGACAAGCCCTACATGGCCGAACTGCGCGAGTTCCTGCGCCAGGAACATGCCGCCGGCAAAGAGATCTACCCGCCTGGCCCGTTGATTTTCAACGCGCTCAACTCAACGCCGTTGGACAAGGTCAAGGTGGTGATCCTCGGCCAGGACCCCTACCACGGCCCCGGCCAGGCCCATGGCCTGTGTTTCTCGGTACAACCGGGCGTGCCGACGCCGCCGTCGCTGGTCAATATCTACAAAGAACTCAAGCGTGACCTGAACATCGACATCCCCAACCACGGCTGCCTGCAAAGCTGGGCCGACCAGGGCGTGCTGATGCTCAACACCACCATGACCGTGGAGCGCGCGAATGCCAATGCCCATGCGGGCAAGGGCTGGCAGTTCTTTACCGATCGTGTGATCGAAGTGGTCAGCGAGCACCAGCCGCATCTGGTGTTCCTGTTGTGGGGCGCCCATGCGCAAGGCAAGCAAAAGCTGGTGGATGCGACCAAGCACCTGGTGCTGACGTCGGTGCACCCGTCGCCGCTGTCGGCGTATCGCGGGTTTTTGGGATGTGGGCACTTCGGCCGTACCAACAAGTTTCTTGAGCAGAATGGCGAGACGCCGATTGAGTGGCGGTTGCCGCCAATTTAA